tcgttagatacatttttggtttgcgtagaagagaccgggtatctgactttgccagacaagtatatggtgtctcttttaactcgttccttaagatacgcttgttgcaaatgatccacaagataatttataccaatgaaccgtcatatctggcttctgttttgcgttttgctaactctacaagaggtaaacaagtaatacaaatacgtcatcaatatcatgtatctgaacaacagttctttgttaatgctatacgtctctggaataatcttcccaatagtattcaaattataagtaatgaacgacagttcaaatctttgatttataatcattttaattaattatttgttttgttttttttataactatttttttaatttattttattagtaactttgattaaattgttaaattttctttaaagtttctttttcttttttttgttttgtttaaacctttttttaacttaaatattgcatcagtaactttgcttaaattgttaaatattttgtaccaattattgttctatttaaatgaaaacttgttgaactcattgtatttatcaatttactaacccatgctttatataagacactgtcttttgtatgggttttatcataataaaaatacaaacacaaacaaacacaaatacaaatagacaattctgcttatttacgtacccattgcgccaaaaatgagcttcgtcgtaaaatggaagaagaacgcgatgaactttcttaacagagcgtTATTCGTTTGTAAGGCGATTCATAGTTAAATTGTAAaccgtgaaacaaaacacgaaacgtgcgtgagctgtttaaaccagtgttgccaaaaatataatagccaaaaaatcaccctttagaaatcattgtgcgaaATGATCAGCCACATCGGGAAAGAATGGTGTCCTGTAGGAGCTAAAGAAATCATATTGatggatcggcttatatgggggctttatccaaatctgaattgatatgGTGCATTTGCAATCCTTAACTACCCATATCAACAAGAAGtatgtgtgaaaatttcgaatagCTAGTTTCATCTtttgaccgctatcgcgatttcctCAGACGGACttatagacggacggactggaccctcccccttaccccaaatgccagatctcggagatgcatgcatcgatttaagcgaaattttgtatgccacctcatggtaccccaaaaacacgaaattggtataaaattttggggtcaactaacctggggggacgccctatctcaaaacccaccccagcggacatgtttaccgactgggacaatatgggtatctaatgaaaggtatttaagagtagagtacgaacttggtataaaaatgtcacctttaGTGTCGGGgcgtcccccacccccaaaaaacaccatccaacaggacatttttactgctttgggcaatatgggtatcaagtgaatggtatttaaaagtagagtacaaatctgacataaaaatgtattccttggtgtctgaggggcctccccaaccctcaaaaccctccagcaggacacttttaccgctttgggcaatatgggtatcaaataaaaggtatttaaaagtagaacacaaatctgacataaaaatgtactcCTTAGTGTCTGACGGGcctccccactccccaaaaccccccagcaggacatatataccgattgggacaatatgggtatcaaatggaaggtatttaagagtagagtacaaatctgacacaaaaatgTATTCTTTGGTGTCTAAGGCGCCCCCCACCACCCAAAAACCTCTCAACGGGACATATttaacgattgggacaatatgggtatggaatgaaaggtgtttagaagttgagtacacatctgttgtaATGATTTGTTCCAAAGTGTTCACGAGCCCtcaccaaccccaaaacccccaaaatgggATGAATCTCCAACGCCACAattgggtataaaattaaagatctttgagagttgactatgaatctgatatacacatttgggacaaagtttggGGCCGGCCTACCCGGGAATTTAATGAAAGGTCTATggcagtagagttcgaatctgatGTTGAAATAACGATTCAACTATCTGGGTTGCACCATgtcgtcctgccgttcagccggacatgtagatctcaacattaaaggactcaatttaattgtcttttgggtATTAGCGTGGGGGAGAGCGACCCTcttctcccaataaaaacaacattaaactgtcatgtaggatgaccgagaatatattgtattcaaatgaaaagacATGTCAGAGGGCAACCGCCCTCCCACCATCCTACCCAAAACtatgaattaaaaataaaaaatgaaggccgatcaggatagaataggacaccaataaaaggtctttggtaggagagtacactttttaccctcaaattgggatagacacaggagtaCCTGCGGATCTTTtgaaaatgtggtatcccaagtggtagctttgaaaaatgattttgaatgtagatcaTCAATACATAACACAAAATACGGGCTCAAATTTGATATCTGTTCTATGGCCAAGTTTTTCAGGGACGTCTCAccacataaactccccctaaaccacacatatatactgactatagcaatatttagctcaaatgtggtttttggcaGTAGAGTGTGAACCTCACTCCAAAAAACACCGCCATACCGGACATGTTTACTGACcaaagcaatataaggctcaaatgaaagaaatttgggagtagaacaatAATATGATATCTAcatccaaacaaaatttttttccagaccgtgccagtatagggcttagataaaataaaagagtgaAAGAAGGTGCCGCGGAGCAGGCCCTGTTCAGCTAGtctcctatatatttgaaaaatacaTTCAAAGTACTtaccaaatgcgatccatgttggaggataTAAAAGATTCAGCCCGCAGAACTTAacgagcttttacttgttgctgaTAAAAAGTTGTAAGCTTGATAAAGGGGTTGGTTGATAGTATATAAGTTCCGGGACGGTAATGACAAATCTTCTCTTTAAATGAATCACTAAAAAGCCCATAACAATGGTCTTGGGATAGGTCAGTACCTGATAATGACTGCAAGTACTAGTATTTTAATCAAAAACAAACTTTTGAAAACAATTCACAACGCTAAATGCGTACACCAATAATTTTAACATTGTTGAAACAATAACAAACATAAATAGAAGAAATTCTTCTCTGCTCTGACGTTATATTTATAATTCTTGGAATATATTATTATAAACATTTAATTACGATTCTTTTGAACACATTGGCATTTCCATTGTGCAGTTTCATCTGAACATGGCTTATCTCTTAAAGCGGCACTGAACTGTTTAtttgattttgaatttttggcaaattctTTTAAAACACGATTTTATTGAACCTCGATATTGATTTGAGTAAATAATAAGAATTCCAAGAAATTTGATTAAGATGCGGATGTTTCATTACAAAACAAGCTGTAAATAACTTCCAGTCAAATATCGTATCTGAGATTACATAAAACAAGCTTTAGCTCTTACGAATCCCTATAAAAAGTTAAGTTCCATTCATGGGGTGAATACATTGAAGTAGGAACAATGAAACGCACTGGAGTGCTCTTTACAGCTGTTGTTACCATATTGGTGTTACCTTCAGCAAGGGCAGGCGAATTTAGTAGCAGCGATGAAGGAGATATATTTTACATACAATCGGAACATGCGGTAATTaagaaattaataaatttattttagaaattCCAAATCAAATTTTCCTATTACAGTTCAATTGGCAGCAGGCTAAGCAAGAATGCAACAAAAGGAATATGGCTTTGGTTACCATCAATTCGGAGATAAAGAAATTGCTAGTTCAAAAAATAATCAACTCTCTTAATTGTAAGATATCTTTGCTGGCTTGTATTCAGTATTCATTCGTTTAATTTAGTTAATTTGTTCCACAGTGACTGACCATTTGGGATTTTGGATGGGTGCTCATAGGAACGAAGCTGGAGACAATTTTGAATGGATATCAAGAAATGAGGCTTTCCATTACACCAACTGGCAAAAGGGTGAACCCAACAATGCTGTAAATTCGGAACACTGTGGCATGTTTTATGCAGACACCACGAACTGGAATGATTTTGTATGCTCCAGGCTCCTAGGATTTGTATGTGAAGAAAATGCCTTAGCAGAACAAAATACAGAAGAAGTTTCAGCATTGACTAAATATCAAAGGGAAAATACCGAACTTCCTTCAATGCTAGAAAACGAACTAAGATCCTTGTTTAAATCCTTCGCAATACTAAGGCAGAAGTGGGAATATTCCCATGCATTTACAAAAACCGAAGAAATATCAAAGTTTAAAAACTCTCTGAGAGAACTGATTAAAGAGCTAAGTGACATTTCGGATGAATATAATCCTGATGAGATTAAAGTACAAACAAAATCATCTATGATTCTTGAAATGGAGTTGCAGAAATATCAAAAAGAATTAAAAGAGTTAAAGGAAACCACAGACAAACGTCTGCGAAAGACCCAGAATGATTTGGATTGTCTGTCAAGACTTCATAAAATACTCAGAACTCGATTTAATGAAAAGAGCAATGAACTTGAAAATCTAAAGTCAGTCCATGATCAACAAATGAAGGAGCAACAGAAAAAGTTAGACCTTCTAAAAGAAACTTCTGTAAAACAATTGCAAGTTATAAGAGAACAACAAGAGAAGTTAAATGCTTCAATAACTTCATCGTGCCAACTTGAAAGTGATAAACTTTTAAATGAGATCAATGAGGAATTGATTATAgttcaaagaaaacaaaatcaacTTTTAGCTGCGTTACAAAAGAACAAAATAGTTCAAACTCCATTTTCGCCAAGCGAATCATCTAGTGCGGAACATATCTCGCCTCCTTCAACATCCAGTCCATTTGAGACTAATACATTGAAGAATAATGAACAAAAGTTGAAGGTTGTAAAGAAACTTAATGGTATGATTGGAAATCcattgtatacatttttttatgaagCCTTATGAGATGTCTTGAAGAGGCATAACGTAAAACAGTATTTCTCTTAtacataaaattgaatttgtgtttgtttgatccgtatagactcaaaaacggctaaaccgattaccttgaaattttcacagattgtgtaggttggtctggaaggaaacataggctatataattttttgatatcggaaggggggcggaccctccctcttacccctaaagtactacccaaaaataaaagtggaccgattgggacaatatgggacttaaatgaaaggtattcagaagaagaatacgaatttcatattattaattgggtccaagtaactggggggccgccccaacaccaaaaacccccaatataggttttttggacgatcatgccaatatgagactcaaatgaatggtattcgggagtagattgctaatatggtcaggaaggagaaatagtcattataatttgttgatttcggaagggggcggaccctgccccATTACCCAAAAACCCAAGGAAGGAatcatagactatataattttttgatatcggatggtggcggtccctccccccttaccccaacaacgccatacaaaaataaaagtggaccgataggcacaatatgggtttcaaataaaaggtattggagaatagaaaacgaatattgtGTTAAAAGTATCCAGTGGGCATCCTCAAACCAAATACGACGTTCaacatgggcctcaaatgaaaagtattcgacagtagattacaaatatagcataaaaaattaggtctaagtaatgggaggccgccccacccGCAAGTACTCAcaaatgagcatattagccgaccatgtctatgtgggactcaaatgaaatgtatatatttgggagcagattacaaatatgatattaaaatttgcgttcaagtgttcagcgttataggcggacataggctacagtggcatgatttcgatatacacattcagggcgaagtgtcccaaccctaaagagatattagagagttaaagaaggcgcagcggagctgtcccggttcggctagttaaataataaaatagaaaGAAATATTGTGATTAATTATATGACGAAAGAAAGAGTTGAAGCAGcatgtgtcaaatttgaaaatgttcaGTAGGGTTTGTCGATTGTAAGCTATTGAAGTTTATTAACAAAATGCATGCTCTTTAAGAGAGGTGTAAAATGCGCTGAATTGTCTTTAGCGACGAAGTTCAGTTTTAACTATATGGGATAGTCTTTATTGAGTTCCTTGGAACTAGGGTGTTTTATAGTCTTACCAACTGTCGTAGCGTATTTCAGGCGAAGATCTGAGTGGTTCTGAAGATGCCGGAGTTAATATCGATACAGGATCAGCTGCCTGGTCGGACTTTCTCGTTTATGGGAAGTACTAAAAAGCTTTGAAGGATCCCTGACCATCAGGAGTTGGCAGAGAAGGTGACAACTTTCGAGCTAAACCAAAATTTATCACTGATGAGTGATGCTCGTGGTACTGAATCAATTAACTCTCCAGTATACTTGACTTTCAACTGTGACCACGCAAATGGGGCGTGAGCCGAAGCAGTGGGTTGTTAGGGTGTGGAACAAGAAGTAAAGTCGGACTGCTGATAGGAGTTCTGACAGATCATTAAAACGTCAGATCTTTGTCGTCTCGCTGGACCCAGGAGGAAGAAAATTTCTGTAGGGTTTTAGGTGATAAAGATGTGTTGGAGACGGTCGAACACCTTTTGTTTCTCCTCACCATCGCGGGGGGGAGGAGACGGCGCATGATATTTAATGAACATCTTGCTATGATAACCTCTAGACACTCTTTCTTTACTCTTCGTCTTGGTCTTAACCGGGTCATCAGTGTCCAAAGACTAACCTGCACGGGGAACCATTAGATGAAAACTATGTATAGTAGCTCTTTATCACGGTCTGAAGTGGATGATTAATGCTATCCAGGTATCGTagtgttttgaaattttccttaacaaTTGATCTCTTGCGTACGACAGTGCGGTTTAAATCATGTACGAGGTCTgatcaaaacacaaaaaaattgcgCGAGTTACGTATGTTCaatattcgaattttttatgccatcactgaaggatgggggaatattcattttgtcgttcaGCTTGCAACAtcgaatatccatttccgaccctatgaaatatatatatattcatgatagtcgcaaaaatctaagacgatctagccatgtccgtccgtctttccatcgAAATcactctaggttaggttaggttgaaaagtgggtgcagatattaatccgccccatgccactatggacatacacctaagccattaatcggcttgttgtgcgctctaaaaactcaaaagtaacctcgaaaaagaaaattttaagttgggaattccgtcATACTAACAAAagtcttaattgtttttcatagcactcccctaaattggttcatgtttggtattgtgtccccacctaagtatcggTGTCTTTTAGTTTCGAacgctgggcaatgacataggaaatgcttcaacgtctcatcaacttccacacaagccctacacatgctatcacttgccgcaccgattttgcataagtgagctcctattcctatgtgtcccattatgattctaaaagctatactgacctcctgcttactttctttcagtagcctcgttctctcacgatccggatcaccccataagattttcgtcgtcctaccgattgTTTCGCATAGTGTTACacgcgcgttcgtcgcccacaccctcAACTAgatctgcgtcgacccgaaaggcttcgggttaacaaagtttattggcggctgccctctagccttcactgccaaatcgtctgccctttcattcccccttactccgttatggagtaagtagagatactgagctgaaactttgcacagattcttgttttgtccatagacaggttaagttcgaagatgggctatatcggagtataacttgatataacccccatacagaccgatctgccgatttaaagtcttaggcccataaaatccacatttattatccgattttgctgaaatttgggacagtgagttgtgttaggccctttgacatcgttttcttcaatttggctcaaatcggtccagatttggatatagctgctatatagaccgatcctccgattaagggtattaggcccataaaagccacatttattatccgactttgctgaaatttgggacagtgatttatgttaggccactcgacatcgctcttcagtttggcccagataggttcagatttggatatagctgccatatggaccggtatctcgatttaaagtcctggatccataaaaggcgcatttattataaaatttcgccgaaattcgactccttgatttatgttaggtttttcgatattcgtgccctatatggttaagattggtctgctgccaaaaagatcaatattttgatctacaaaatttaacagtgacttgtatttatcagaacactcaatgtctgtgccaaatttggtccaaatcggaccatatttcgatatggctgctatgggtgcataaattatgaatttctcACAGGATTATGaagaaaggtgatttacatatatacccgaggtggcgggaATCTAAAGTTTGGCCCTGCCGATTATTTTGATCTCAACAAGTCATACCGGTTTATCggagggcctatatcaccattgggctgaagaagtcaaatccggggattggtttacatggcactatgtctgtttatagaccgattcggatcatacttggtatataagatgaaagtcataactaaagcctttgtttaaaattttagccaaatcggatatatattgaggcttcttagggctcaagaagtcaaatccgaggataggtttttatggggttatatctgtttatagaccgctACGGATTATACTTGGCGTGGatggtgaaagtcataacacaagtctttagGGTGTAAATTGAGGTTTcttagggctcaaaaagtcaaatccgtggatcagtttatatgggggctacttctgtttatagaccgattcaaataatactctgcatggatgttggaagtcataactcttatctttgttccaaatttcagccaaatcgaatgaaaattgaggcttctaggggctcaagaagtcaaatccggagatcgatttatatgggggctatatttattttcaaacccATTCCTcttatacttggcatggatggtgaaagtcataatataagtctttgttcaaaatttcagccaaatcgaataaaaattgaggcttctaggggctgaagaattcaaatcggggtatcggtttataggggagctatatccaaatctgaaccgatatgacccatttgttaTCTTCAACGAAAGTATCTGAagaagtatctgttcaaaatttctggcTCTACGCGTTCCACAgttgtcgtgatttcgacagacggacggacatggctcagaacgtcgagatccAGAATATAAATatggggttgcagatcaatatttctaggcATTACAAACGGGATGACTACATAAGTAtggccccatcctatggtggtgggtaaaaaaggtTAGTCATATTTTGGAGTGCTCTTCGATGTTGtactattcaaaaaaaaatggttcaaaGAAACTGTATGAAGTTTTATGTAATTATTGATCAGACCTCGAATACAAGACCAGCTCTGTTTATAAGTTGGAATAGAATGTACGACGTCAAGGAGGTGAAGGACGGTGAGGAGGTGAAGAACGGAAGGATGTGAAGGACGATGAGGAGGTGATGGGCGGTTGAAGCGATGTGACGGAGTATGGATGAGGAGTTAGTAGACTGCATGGAAAAGGTTGGTGAGTTATAGGCTGCTGTACCATGTTGAAGTCTTCCGAAGCTGGTTGTGTAACTGTTAAGGTGGTAGTTCTTGTTGATTTTGATGTTTTTCACACGATGTCGATGCTTTTCCTTATGAATATCAGAATGTATGCAGTGTTGTGTTGATGTTTCCATCTGGTACtacaggagcccctggaacttcgcTTCCAGCACGGCTATGGTAGGGCCCCAGTTGGGAGCAACGGTGCTTGTTTACCCCCAGTTGGGAGGAATGTTGCTTCACAGCACATTTTACTAAGCGATTGATAAATTTAGCTTACTTGTAACAAATGTTCATAGAATGCATTGTGGTGGGTTTTCAATTCCTATATCATTTACTTAGGGCAACTGAAAATAAACCTCTAAACCACTAATGACGACATCAGTGACATATTTATACCAACGCAGCTATTGCTTTGACATTGCATGACTTACAGTTCTTGAAATTAATCAGGCAAGACGGACGTTAATTGTTGCGATTTTGATGTGAGACAGCGCTTTGGCTCATTTGCATGCAATGAGGGCTTATCTCTATCGCCtcttttcagatttttttggggaatttcagtgaaatgagGTTCTACAGAAGTTTGTTTCCGACCTGTAtaaataaaatacgaatttccCAAACAAGGCATTAACTTTGACTTGTGGAGAGATAAGAATTGTTCATCATAATAAGCGCTGCAAATAATAAGCATCATATTTTGAGAATTTAATTCATTAATTTAAGTTTCTTcaagaaattggtataaaagcTTTTTTCAGTCCTAAGTGAGACAACATTTATAAAGAAACAATGAATCAGAAAGGTGTGTATTTGGCAGTATTCGCCATTTTCTTAGTATTGCCTTTTGGAAaggctggtgaattttataaaacaGAGGATGGTACTCCATTGTACATCGAATCTGAGCTTAAGGTAATTATGagagaaattataaaaattcaacTGAAAACTTAATACCAATTTATTACAGTTCAATTGGGATCAGGCCAATGAAGAATGTGCTCAACGCAAAATGGCTTTGGTAACAGTTAATAGTGAGAGCAGAAAGTTACAGCTGCAGCCTGTAATAGAATCACTAAAATGTAAGCATTGCTTTAATAGCAACTACATATCATTTATTCAtctttcatttcttttcttcaGTAACCGATCACTTGGGATTTTGGATGGGTGCCCACAAAAATGAAGCTGAAGACAGTTTCGAATGGATCATTAATCACCAGCTTTTCGATTACACCAATTGGCAAGCAGGCGAACCAAATAATGCTTTGCAATTGGAACACTGCGGAATGTTTTATACAGGCACTTTAAAATGGAACGACTTCATATGTTCCAGATATCTGGGATTTATATGCGAAGGCAAGCCTAATGCCTcagaggaggaggaggaagagGAAGAATTGGAGCCGAAAGCTTTAATTAAAGATGATTACTTCTCTTTGAAGCTGCAGGATGAATTGAATGCAGTGGTGGAAGCTACATCAGCATTGAAGAGCAAGTATCTGCTAGTTTCTGGTATGATTGCAACAGATACGCTAGCGCCAAAGTTGGAAAATCCTTTGAGGAAAGTTATCGAAGAGTTGAATAGCATTTTGCAAGAACAAAATGTTGATGAGATGCAAGAAGAACAAAAATCTAAGCAGACCTTGGAAATGCAATTAAGACTATATCAAAAGGAATTGCAACAACTAAAGGAAACTCGCGACAGACGTCTACGAAAAACTCAATACGAGTTATATTCACTATCAAAACTCTATGAAAAAATGGATAAAGAATTAGACAAGAAGGATGAAGAAATTCAGACCTTAAGACAAAACCATGATCAACAAATGATGGAACAGCAAACAGATTTGAAAACACTGAAAAGAATAGTCCAAGAACAATCACTGCAATTGCAGCAGCATGATAACATTTTGAAATCTTCATTGACAGCTGCCTGCGACTGTGAAAGCAATGACATTTTGAATGAGATAAATGAGGATCTCAATAATGTACAAAGAAAGCAGAACCAACTTTATAGTCTTCTAAAGAACCCGAGTAGGGTCCCCGAGCAAATGTCAATGAACGATATGTCTGAAGATTCCTACATGTCCAATTCGATTTATAGTCCATTTCCAAGTAATTATGTAAAGATTAACCAAGACAAGCTTAAAGCCATGAAGAGAACTAAGGATATGTTGGCAAATCCTTTGTATACAATCGTTATGAACTATTATGATGGTCAGAATCAGCCATTTAGACAATTATAAGTAGTAGAGAGTTATAGATATGTATAAGACTATGGACTGTTATAAAGATTATCATTATTAAAGATTTTATTATAAGTAAACAATATTGTTTTGTGTAAATTaagagtaggttaggttaggtaagagttaCAATTCCATTGAGGTACCACAGTAACGACAGGTCAAGGCCTTTGATGGGAATTCGAACATGCTAACAACTTGGCAACTCCTTCGGGCTACTAGGCTTGCTGGCTGTGGACCATGCCACAGGTCTTACTATTCTGTCTGCTCAAACGACTCATGACCAGCCTTAGAAAGGTGTCATATAAAGTAGAAATTGCTGAATGAACCAAGTGAGAATTCCATTTAAATTAcctcaagaaaaaccctggatgaccggggagattcccaACAATGGGAAAGAGGTTCGCAGACTTTATGACAGAGAACGTTGTAAAAGAGCGGTCGCttattggaatgtgtattacacatgggtcaaggaatacaataagatatcagagtggcaaaacgcGTGTgctgaaagcttttctgcgaataaGTCGATTGCGTTTATGACGCCGCTGggatgaaaaagtttttctcaaaatctCATGTCCGAActaaaacgttagtagacgacatgggagtgaacgttagtagacgacatgggagtgagagcagagacaacggaggacatgttaaggcttttgatgaaaacgcaattTCCATAGGAAAGGATGAGACTCACGGATACAcctgaatcttggaataatgaggtggATTGAAGGCTTATgttaaaggaagccttgaggagctgtCAACCATTTAAGTAACTCGtacttgatggaatatttccggtgttactacCGCAGAAGGGCGACTATTTGGCGTAAAATCTGGTTACTATTgtcacagcgtgcctaagacttgcatgtgctctgaaagcctggcaggaggcaaggatggtatttatgcccaagcccgacaaggcaagttatccgacaccaaaagcctacagacctataatacttacgttctttctactcaaaatcatggaacctattgtggataccatgataaaaagtagaacatccagcgaactgttcaaatacaaactgcatGTCTAAGTCAAGGGAAAGTCGtgggagactgccctgcacgaggatgtgcataaaatagaagaatcgttcgatgccaaGGCATACATATTGACGGTATCCATTGGCATCGAGAGGGCTTTTAGCAATGtgcagaccgacacactgatccaatgctTAAACCAGTACCAgctggaccgggtccttagagactggataaaccatatgctaaagaacaggtgCATACATTGTGGTTCCATGACATGATGCAATATAGGGACATTTTTTCACCACTTCTATGagtaaccaccataaataaccttttAGGGATGTTGAGTGgcgagggatttgaacccgtctgcaacACAGACtttattataatacttctaaatgGTAAGGCTCCCAATgcaaatatggaaaaaaacacca
The Stomoxys calcitrans chromosome 3, idStoCalc2.1, whole genome shotgun sequence genome window above contains:
- the LOC106096341 gene encoding lectin subunit alpha, with translation MNQKGVYLAVFAIFLVLPFGKAGEFYKTEDGTPLYIESELKFNWDQANEECAQRKMALVTVNSESRKLQLQPVIESLKLTDHLGFWMGAHKNEAEDSFEWIINHQLFDYTNWQAGEPNNALQLEHCGMFYTGTLKWNDFICSRYLGFICEGKPNASEEEEEEEELEPKALIKDDYFSLKLQDELNAVVEATSALKSKYLLVSGMIATDTLAPKLENPLRKVIEELNSILQEQNVDEMQEEQKSKQTLEMQLRLYQKELQQLKETRDRRLRKTQYELYSLSKLYEKMDKELDKKDEEIQTLRQNHDQQMMEQQTDLKTLKRIVQEQSLQLQQHDNILKSSLTAACDCESNDILNEINEDLNNVQRKQNQLYSLLKNPSRVPEQMSMNDMSEDSYMSNSIYSPFPSNYVKINQDKLKAMKRTKDMLANPLYTIVMNYYDGQNQPFRQL
- the LOC106096311 gene encoding lectin subunit alpha; protein product: MKRTGVLFTAVVTILVLPSARAGEFSSSDEGDIFYIQSEHAFNWQQAKQECNKRNMALVTINSEIKKLLVQKIINSLNLTDHLGFWMGAHRNEAGDNFEWISRNEAFHYTNWQKGEPNNAVNSEHCGMFYADTTNWNDFVCSRLLGFVCEENALAEQNTEEVSALTKYQRENTELPSMLENELRSLFKSFAILRQKWEYSHAFTKTEEISKFKNSLRELIKELSDISDEYNPDEIKVQTKSSMILEMELQKYQKELKELKETTDKRLRKTQNDLDCLSRLHKILRTRFNEKSNELENLKSVHDQQMKEQQKKLDLLKETSVKQLQVIREQQEKLNASITSSCQLESDKLLNEINEELIIVQRKQNQLLAALQKNKIVQTPFSPSESSSAEHISPPSTSSPFETNTLKNNEQKLKVVKKLNGMIGNPLYTFFYEAL